In Desulfopila inferna, the following are encoded in one genomic region:
- the rpsE gene encoding 30S ribosomal protein S5 — protein MSDFKRSKGESAEELIEKIVYINRVAKVVKGGRRFSFSAIVVVGDGKGKVGYGLGKANQVPEAIRKGVERAKKDMESVSLTSVSIPHQITGSYGAGKVLLKPASEGTGVIAGGPVRAVLEAAGVTNILTKCLGSHNPHNMVKATLQGLRSLRSAESIAALRGKTVEEILA, from the coding sequence TTGTCTGATTTTAAACGTTCTAAAGGTGAAAGCGCCGAAGAACTGATCGAAAAGATTGTTTACATCAATCGCGTTGCAAAAGTTGTTAAAGGTGGACGTCGTTTCAGCTTTAGTGCAATTGTGGTCGTTGGAGACGGTAAAGGAAAAGTAGGCTACGGTCTCGGTAAGGCAAATCAGGTTCCTGAAGCAATTCGCAAAGGAGTTGAACGTGCTAAAAAGGATATGGAGTCGGTATCGCTCACCTCTGTCTCCATACCTCATCAGATTACCGGAAGTTACGGCGCTGGCAAAGTTTTGTTGAAGCCGGCTTCGGAAGGTACGGGAGTTATTGCAGGTGGTCCTGTAAGGGCGGTGCTGGAAGCTGCAGGCGTTACCAACATTCTCACCAAATGTCTGGGATCCCATAATCCGCACAACATGGTTAAGGCCACCCTGCAGGGATTACGCAGTCTACGATCAGCTGAAAGTATTGCTGCTCTGCGTGGCAAGACAGTTGAAGAAATTTTGGCATAA
- the rpsQ gene encoding 30S ribosomal protein S17: protein MNENTPSRKTRTGSVVSNRMEKSVVIRVERRVRHKLYGKYVKTSVKYLADDPENICNIGDTVLIEECRPLSKRKRWRVKKILEQAV, encoded by the coding sequence ATGAATGAAAATACACCATCCAGAAAGACAAGAACCGGTTCTGTTGTCAGCAACAGAATGGAAAAAAGTGTCGTTATCCGGGTAGAGCGCAGGGTCCGTCATAAGCTTTACGGCAAATATGTTAAAACAAGCGTTAAATACCTTGCCGATGATCCTGAAAATATCTGCAACATCGGGGATACGGTTCTTATTGAGGAATGCAGGCCATTGAGCAAACGAAAACGATGGCGTGTAAAGAAAATACTCGAACAGGCTGTGTAG
- a CDS encoding 50S ribosomal protein L23, translating into MKNQYDVLKGPCLTEKATLLHETDGKVVFKVHPKANKIDIKNAVEQMFKVKVKEVHTTNMPGKQKRVGKTIGNTNNWKKAYVTLAEGEINFADEL; encoded by the coding sequence ATGAAAAATCAATATGATGTACTCAAAGGGCCCTGCCTCACGGAAAAAGCTACCCTTCTTCATGAAACGGACGGCAAGGTCGTCTTCAAAGTCCATCCGAAGGCTAACAAGATAGATATCAAAAATGCGGTCGAACAGATGTTCAAGGTAAAAGTCAAAGAAGTACATACCACGAACATGCCGGGGAAACAGAAAAGAGTCGGCAAGACTATTGGAAATACCAATAACTGGAAAAAGGCATATGTGACTCTGGCCGAAGGTGAGATCAATTTTGCTGACGAATTATAG
- the tuf gene encoding elongation factor Tu: MSKQKFERTKPHVNVGTVGHIDHGKTTLTAAITRVLSLKGQANFTDFSEIDKAPEEKERGITIATAHVEYETVKRHYAHVDCPGHADYIKNMITGAAQMDGAILVVAATDGAMPQTREHILLARQVGVPAIVVFLNKCDMVDDEELIELVEMELRELLDAYEFPGDDIPIIQGSALKALENPEDEAAAKCIWDLMDAVDNYIPEPERDIAKPFLMPVEDVFSISGRGTVATGRIERGVIKVGEEVEIVGVRKTQKTVCTGVEMFRKLLDEGQAGDNIGALLRGVKRDEIERGQVLAKPGSITPHTKFKAECYILGKEEGGRHTPFFNGYRPQFYFRTTDVTGIVTLPDGVEMVMPGDNVSVTAELITPIAMDAGLRFAIREGGRTVGAGVISEIVE; encoded by the coding sequence ATGTCAAAGCAAAAATTTGAAAGGACTAAACCGCATGTCAATGTAGGAACCGTCGGTCATATCGATCATGGAAAAACTACTTTGACGGCCGCTATCACTCGGGTGTTGTCTTTAAAAGGTCAGGCCAATTTTACCGATTTCAGTGAGATCGATAAGGCACCGGAAGAGAAAGAACGTGGAATTACTATTGCCACAGCGCACGTCGAGTACGAAACCGTGAAGCGTCACTATGCTCACGTCGACTGCCCCGGTCATGCCGACTATATCAAAAACATGATCACCGGTGCGGCCCAGATGGACGGCGCGATTCTGGTGGTTGCTGCAACCGACGGTGCCATGCCGCAGACCCGGGAGCATATCCTTCTTGCCCGTCAGGTAGGTGTTCCTGCAATCGTTGTCTTTCTTAACAAGTGTGACATGGTTGACGATGAAGAACTCATCGAGCTTGTAGAAATGGAACTGCGCGAACTGCTCGACGCCTACGAATTCCCGGGCGACGACATTCCCATCATTCAGGGCTCAGCGCTGAAGGCGCTGGAGAATCCTGAAGATGAAGCCGCTGCGAAATGTATCTGGGATCTCATGGACGCTGTTGATAATTATATCCCCGAGCCTGAGCGTGATATCGCCAAGCCTTTCCTGATGCCTGTTGAAGACGTTTTCTCTATTTCCGGTCGTGGTACGGTTGCCACCGGTCGTATTGAACGCGGTGTGATCAAGGTTGGTGAAGAGGTAGAGATCGTTGGTGTTCGCAAGACCCAGAAAACCGTATGTACCGGCGTTGAGATGTTCAGAAAACTTCTTGATGAAGGCCAGGCCGGAGATAACATCGGCGCACTTCTTCGCGGTGTCAAGCGTGATGAGATCGAGCGCGGTCAGGTATTGGCCAAACCGGGTTCCATTACCCCGCACACCAAGTTTAAAGCGGAGTGCTACATCCTCGGTAAAGAGGAGGGCGGTCGTCACACCCCGTTTTTCAATGGCTATCGTCCGCAGTTTTATTTCAGGACTACAGATGTTACCGGAATCGTCACCCTTCCCGACGGAGTGGAAATGGTAATGCCTGGTGACAATGTCTCGGTGACCGCGGAATTGATTACTCCCATCGCCATGGATGCAGGTCTTCGTTTCGCCATCCGTGAGGGTGGGCGTACCGTAGGTGCCGGCGTTATCAGTGAAATCGTAGAATAA
- the rplB gene encoding 50S ribosomal protein L2 produces the protein MAIKTYKPTSDGKRHHVSIKDPDLSTKRPEKSLTTSQSKSGGRNNYGRITSRHIGGGHKRKYRIIDFKRSKIDISAKVVALEYDPNRSAHIALLNYIDGEKRYILAPRGIKVGDTIEAGDKVDIQPGNCLPLVNIPLGTVIHNLEMKIGKGAQLVRSAGASAQLMAKEGKYVLVKLPSGEVRRFNNLCRACIGQVGNREHESKKLGKAGRTRWMGKRPHVRGVAMNPVDHPMGGGEGKSSGGRHPVTPWGFPTKGYKTRKNKASDNLIVKRRS, from the coding sequence ATGGCTATTAAGACATACAAACCTACATCGGATGGAAAGAGACACCATGTGTCGATCAAGGATCCTGACTTATCAACAAAAAGGCCTGAAAAAAGCCTTACCACCAGTCAGTCTAAATCCGGCGGAAGAAATAATTACGGACGTATCACCTCGAGGCATATCGGTGGTGGACATAAACGGAAATATCGGATCATCGATTTCAAGCGTTCTAAAATCGATATCAGTGCCAAAGTAGTAGCTCTGGAATACGATCCGAACAGATCGGCACATATCGCCCTGTTGAATTATATCGATGGTGAAAAGAGATATATTCTCGCCCCGAGAGGTATTAAAGTCGGGGATACTATAGAAGCCGGAGACAAGGTTGATATTCAGCCGGGTAATTGCCTGCCTCTTGTCAATATTCCTCTTGGTACGGTTATTCATAATCTGGAAATGAAGATCGGCAAAGGTGCCCAGCTGGTTCGCAGTGCCGGTGCATCCGCACAGCTTATGGCTAAGGAAGGAAAATACGTGCTGGTTAAACTGCCTTCAGGCGAGGTTCGCAGGTTTAACAATTTGTGCAGGGCTTGCATAGGCCAGGTCGGCAACAGAGAGCACGAAAGTAAAAAGCTTGGCAAGGCCGGTCGTACACGATGGATGGGAAAAAGGCCACATGTGCGAGGCGTGGCCATGAACCCGGTCGATCATCCAATGGGCGGTGGTGAAGGAAAAAGTTCCGGTGGCCGTCATCCCGTAACCCCTTGGGGCTTCCCGACCAAAGGTTATAAAACTAGAAAGAATAAGGCTTCCGACAATTTAATTGTCAAGCGGAGATCATAA
- the rpsS gene encoding 30S ribosomal protein S19, protein MSRSIKKGPFVDDHLMKKVIRANESGSRKVIKTWSRRSDVTPEMVGMTFAVHNGKKFIPVFVTENMVGHKFGEFSPTRTYYGHASDRKGKR, encoded by the coding sequence ATGTCCCGTTCAATTAAGAAGGGTCCATTCGTTGATGACCATCTTATGAAGAAGGTGATTAGGGCTAACGAGAGTGGTTCGCGAAAAGTCATTAAAACCTGGTCCAGGCGTTCTGATGTCACACCTGAGATGGTAGGTATGACCTTTGCGGTTCATAACGGAAAAAAATTCATACCGGTTTTTGTCACTGAGAACATGGTGGGTCACAAGTTCGGAGAATTTTCTCCAACCCGTACTTACTATGGTCATGCCAGCGACAGGAAAGGAAAGAGATAA
- the rpmC gene encoding 50S ribosomal protein L29, whose amino-acid sequence MKPSEVRNMSDEELIKKEKELREELSNLSFQHKIRPLEDTSRMNKMRKDIARINTINRERAVS is encoded by the coding sequence ATGAAACCGTCAGAAGTAAGAAATATGTCCGACGAAGAATTGATTAAAAAAGAGAAGGAACTGCGTGAGGAGCTGAGCAATTTATCATTCCAGCATAAAATTAGACCGCTGGAAGACACTTCACGCATGAACAAGATGAGAAAAGATATAGCCAGGATCAATACTATTAATCGAGAGAGAGCTGTGAGTTAG
- the rplR gene encoding 50S ribosomal protein L18: MAKTNPKVTARAKRVSRIRKNIAGTTERPRLRVFKSNKHIYAQIIDDTLGKTIVAMSTVDKSFDIGEEKGKIGAAKAVGTAIAEKAKAAGVGEVVFDRGGYLYHGRVKSLSEGAREGGLIF, encoded by the coding sequence ATGGCCAAGACAAATCCCAAAGTGACGGCGAGAGCTAAAAGGGTAAGCCGAATCAGGAAAAATATTGCCGGAACGACCGAAAGACCGCGTTTACGCGTCTTTAAGAGCAATAAACATATATATGCGCAGATAATAGACGATACTCTGGGCAAGACCATCGTTGCCATGTCAACTGTTGATAAAAGCTTTGATATCGGCGAAGAGAAAGGAAAAATCGGCGCTGCCAAAGCTGTGGGCACTGCAATTGCCGAGAAGGCAAAAGCTGCTGGTGTTGGAGAAGTCGTTTTTGATCGTGGTGGATATCTTTATCACGGCCGGGTGAAGTCCCTCTCCGAGGGCGCACGCGAAGGTGGATTAATATTTTAA
- the rpsC gene encoding 30S ribosomal protein S3, with product MGQKVNPLGLRLNITRTWDSIWYADKEYAAYLFEDQKMRKYLKKRLYHAGLARTIIERTGDKVRIKLFTARPGIVIGKKGSEIENLKRDLEKLIKKSVTLDIQEVRRPEADAQLVAESIATQLERRVAFRRAMKKAVNSAQRFGVKGIKISCSGRLGGAEMSRCEWVREGRVPLHTLRADVDYALAEANTTYGIIGVKVWIFKGEVLSDIEAPAA from the coding sequence TTGGGGCAGAAGGTTAATCCATTAGGACTGAGACTGAATATAACCCGGACCTGGGATTCGATATGGTATGCGGATAAGGAATATGCCGCCTATTTGTTCGAAGACCAGAAGATGAGGAAATATCTCAAGAAGCGTCTTTATCATGCAGGTCTTGCCAGAACCATCATAGAGCGCACGGGAGACAAGGTACGAATCAAACTTTTCACTGCCCGGCCAGGAATTGTTATTGGTAAAAAGGGTTCTGAGATTGAGAACCTTAAAAGGGACCTTGAAAAACTCATCAAAAAGAGCGTCACTCTTGACATTCAAGAGGTGCGAAGGCCTGAGGCAGATGCGCAGCTAGTTGCTGAGAGTATCGCAACTCAGCTTGAACGCCGGGTAGCCTTCCGCCGTGCAATGAAGAAAGCAGTAAACTCAGCTCAGCGCTTTGGAGTCAAGGGTATCAAAATTTCCTGTTCCGGTCGACTTGGCGGTGCTGAGATGTCCCGCTGTGAGTGGGTAAGAGAGGGAAGAGTACCGCTGCATACACTGCGGGCGGATGTTGATTATGCCCTTGCGGAAGCCAATACAACTTACGGGATTATTGGTGTAAAGGTTTGGATTTTCAAAGGTGAAGTGCTGAGTGATATTGAAGCACCCGCCGCTTAG
- a CDS encoding type Z 30S ribosomal protein S14 — protein sequence MAKKSIIAKAQRKPKFTVRKYNRCPLCGRPRAFIRKFGVCRICFRQLASKGEITGVTKSSW from the coding sequence TTGGCTAAAAAATCGATAATTGCAAAAGCGCAACGCAAACCAAAATTTACTGTTAGAAAATATAATAGATGTCCACTGTGTGGACGGCCTCGGGCCTTTATTCGGAAATTTGGTGTTTGCAGGATTTGTTTCCGACAGTTGGCGTCCAAAGGTGAAATTACCGGTGTAACCAAATCAAGCTGGTAA
- the rplO gene encoding 50S ribosomal protein L15 — protein MLTLGNLSPKEGAVKEKKRLGRGPGSGHGKTAGRGHKGAKSRSGYKSKPGFEGGQMPLQRRLPKRGFYNKFSIEYTIISLSQLEKLTEVAEINNDTLREAGLLKPGQLSKVLANGEITRAVTVCVDKISRQAQQKIEQAGGTVTLVSALEE, from the coding sequence ATGCTTACATTGGGAAATTTATCTCCAAAAGAAGGTGCTGTTAAAGAGAAAAAGCGCCTTGGCAGGGGACCTGGAAGCGGTCATGGTAAGACAGCCGGTCGCGGACATAAAGGTGCCAAATCACGTTCCGGGTATAAAAGCAAGCCGGGATTCGAAGGTGGCCAGATGCCACTGCAGCGACGATTGCCGAAACGAGGATTTTATAACAAATTCAGTATCGAATATACTATTATCTCCCTCTCTCAACTTGAGAAATTAACTGAAGTTGCCGAGATTAATAACGATACACTGAGGGAAGCGGGTCTCCTCAAGCCGGGACAGTTGAGCAAGGTACTTGCCAATGGTGAGATAACCCGTGCGGTTACCGTCTGTGTCGATAAGATCAGCAGGCAGGCGCAACAGAAGATTGAGCAGGCAGGCGGTACGGTTACACTCGTTAGTGCCCTAGAGGAATAA
- the rpsJ gene encoding 30S ribosomal protein S10 — protein sequence MPTEKIRIRLKAYDHKLLDQSTSEIVETARRTGSAVAGPIPLPTTINKFTVLRSPHVDKKSREQFEMRTHRRLLDILEPTQQTIDLLMKLELSAGVDVEIKLP from the coding sequence ATACCTACAGAAAAAATTCGTATACGCCTCAAGGCTTACGATCATAAGCTACTCGATCAATCGACCTCTGAAATTGTCGAGACCGCCAGGAGAACAGGCTCAGCCGTAGCCGGTCCTATTCCTCTGCCGACCACGATAAACAAATTCACTGTCCTGCGATCACCGCATGTTGATAAAAAGTCACGGGAACAGTTTGAGATGAGAACGCACCGCCGTCTCCTTGATATTCTTGAGCCGACACAGCAGACCATAGATCTGTTGATGAAACTCGAGCTCTCTGCAGGAGTTGACGTTGAAATTAAGCTGCCTTAG
- the rpmD gene encoding 50S ribosomal protein L30 — MAETITFTLVKSGIGSTQKIRATLTGLGLTKMNKSITRKDTPEIRGMIAKVRHLVRIEEA, encoded by the coding sequence ATGGCCGAGACAATCACATTTACTCTGGTCAAGAGTGGAATAGGCAGTACCCAAAAAATTCGCGCCACTCTGACAGGATTGGGGCTGACCAAAATGAATAAATCAATTACTCGAAAAGATACCCCTGAAATCCGCGGCATGATAGCCAAAGTCAGGCATCTTGTCCGAATCGAGGAGGCGTAA
- the rplN gene encoding 50S ribosomal protein L14, whose amino-acid sequence MIQTETILNVADNSGAKKVLCIKVLGGSKKRYATIGDIIVVTVKEAIPHAKVKKGEVMKAVVVRTAKEMKRMDDTWVGFDENAAVMLSTSGEPVGTRIFGPVARELRNLGFMKIISLAPEVL is encoded by the coding sequence ATGATACAAACAGAAACCATACTTAACGTTGCTGATAACTCTGGTGCTAAAAAGGTACTGTGCATTAAAGTTCTTGGTGGATCCAAGAAGAGATATGCGACTATCGGCGACATCATTGTTGTTACCGTCAAGGAAGCAATTCCGCACGCCAAGGTCAAAAAAGGCGAGGTCATGAAGGCAGTAGTTGTCCGCACAGCCAAAGAAATGAAACGAATGGATGACACTTGGGTCGGCTTCGATGAAAACGCCGCGGTTATGCTCTCCACCAGCGGTGAACCCGTTGGAACCCGTATTTTCGGTCCGGTTGCAAGGGAGCTGAGGAATCTGGGCTTCATGAAAATAATTTCATTGGCTCCGGAGGTACTTTAA
- the rplV gene encoding 50S ribosomal protein L22, which produces MEARAVGKYIRISPQKARLVADVVRGMGVDQAVTTLRFMPKKGATILRKVIESALANATQDDQIDVDNLYIKKIAIDGGPSLKRIRPRAMGRATGIIKRTSHITVVLDEM; this is translated from the coding sequence ATGGAAGCAAGAGCCGTAGGAAAATATATTCGTATATCTCCACAGAAAGCGCGTCTGGTTGCCGATGTGGTGAGAGGCATGGGGGTTGACCAGGCTGTCACCACCCTGCGTTTTATGCCGAAAAAGGGTGCGACAATTTTACGTAAGGTAATTGAGTCAGCTCTGGCCAATGCAACCCAGGACGATCAAATTGATGTGGACAACTTATATATTAAGAAGATAGCAATTGACGGCGGACCGTCTTTAAAGAGAATACGTCCGCGGGCAATGGGACGAGCAACAGGTATCATCAAGAGAACCAGCCACATCACTGTTGTGCTGGATGAAATGTAG
- the rplD gene encoding 50S ribosomal protein L4, with protein sequence MSTVDIYNTKKEKVGEIGLNEKVFDLDVKEHVLHDVVRMQRAARRAGTACTKTRVEVRGGGAKPWRQKGTGRARAGSRRSPIWRGGGVTFGPKPRDFSFKLNKKVRKQALAMAMSARLREGNLMVLDDITLDAIKTKDFVGIMSTLEVDNCLIIIDGINDNLDKSSRNVNGFKVLPAEGVNVYDILLHKKLVLVQPVIESLEKRCLA encoded by the coding sequence ATGTCAACTGTAGATATATATAATACCAAGAAGGAAAAAGTTGGCGAGATCGGGTTGAACGAAAAAGTGTTCGACCTTGACGTCAAGGAGCATGTACTGCATGATGTGGTGCGTATGCAGCGAGCTGCCAGGCGTGCCGGTACCGCATGTACGAAAACACGAGTCGAGGTTCGTGGCGGCGGGGCGAAACCGTGGAGACAAAAAGGTACAGGAAGGGCACGGGCAGGTTCCAGGAGATCACCTATCTGGAGAGGCGGTGGAGTAACTTTTGGACCGAAACCACGCGATTTCAGTTTCAAGCTGAATAAAAAAGTAAGAAAGCAGGCTCTCGCCATGGCCATGAGTGCCAGGCTCCGCGAGGGTAATCTTATGGTCCTAGATGATATCACGCTCGATGCCATTAAGACCAAAGACTTTGTCGGCATAATGAGTACGTTGGAAGTTGACAACTGTTTAATTATCATTGATGGCATCAATGATAATCTTGATAAGTCATCGCGTAACGTCAACGGTTTTAAAGTTCTGCCGGCTGAGGGGGTCAACGTCTATGACATTCTTCTCCACAAGAAGCTGGTATTGGTTCAGCCTGTTATAGAAAGTCTTGAAAAGAGGTGCCTGGCATGA
- the rplF gene encoding 50S ribosomal protein L6, producing the protein MSRIGKQPIPVPSGVDVKLDGQNITVKGSKGELSLNVLEDVEVILEDSVISFANKVESRKVNAFRGLTRSLVSNMVVGVDQGFKKSLIIEGVGYKASVNGSELTLNVGYSNPVVFDIPQGVGAAVEGNKIVLDSIDKELLGLTAAKIRQVRKPEPYKGKGIRYEDEQIVRKVGKSGAAK; encoded by the coding sequence ATGTCTCGTATAGGAAAGCAGCCAATCCCCGTTCCTTCTGGAGTGGATGTCAAGCTTGACGGTCAAAACATCACCGTCAAGGGGAGCAAAGGGGAACTTTCGCTGAACGTATTAGAAGATGTTGAAGTGATTCTGGAAGACAGTGTCATTTCTTTTGCAAACAAGGTTGAAAGCAGAAAGGTCAATGCCTTTCGCGGCCTGACTCGCAGTCTGGTGAGCAATATGGTGGTCGGGGTTGACCAGGGATTTAAGAAAAGCCTGATCATCGAAGGTGTTGGATATAAAGCCAGTGTGAACGGCAGTGAACTGACTCTCAACGTCGGCTATTCCAACCCCGTTGTTTTTGATATTCCTCAAGGCGTAGGGGCAGCTGTCGAAGGCAATAAGATTGTTCTGGATTCAATTGACAAAGAACTGCTGGGGCTTACAGCCGCTAAAATACGTCAAGTACGAAAACCTGAGCCATATAAAGGCAAGGGGATTCGTTACGAAGATGAACAGATTGTACGTAAGGTTGGTAAGTCGGGAGCGGCAAAATAA
- the rplC gene encoding 50S ribosomal protein L3: MPKSMGILGKKVGMTRVYSDLGEATPVTVIEAGPCTVLQVKSEKTDGYNAIQVGFDAKKPSRVNKPMNGHFQKAGSDGFYHVREFRVENPEEFQTGQTLSLDSLFNVGDIIDIQGKSKGRGFQGVMKRHGFAGGGAGHGSGFHRAPGSIGCSAWPSRVIKGKKMPGRMGNDTVLKKNVIVIDIRTEDNVILVKGPVPGAKNGLIKIFTK; encoded by the coding sequence ATGCCAAAGTCAATGGGTATATTAGGAAAAAAAGTCGGTATGACCAGAGTGTACAGCGATTTGGGGGAAGCTACTCCAGTGACTGTGATCGAAGCCGGTCCTTGTACGGTTCTTCAGGTCAAATCTGAGAAAACCGATGGGTATAACGCGATTCAGGTGGGATTCGACGCCAAGAAGCCAAGTCGTGTCAATAAACCGATGAACGGGCATTTTCAGAAAGCCGGCAGTGACGGTTTCTACCATGTTCGGGAGTTCAGAGTTGAAAACCCGGAGGAATTTCAGACCGGGCAGACCTTATCCCTGGATTCGCTTTTTAATGTTGGTGATATCATCGATATTCAGGGAAAAAGCAAAGGTAGGGGATTCCAGGGTGTTATGAAGAGACATGGTTTCGCCGGCGGCGGTGCGGGACACGGTTCCGGATTTCATCGTGCCCCCGGTTCCATCGGCTGCAGTGCCTGGCCGAGTCGTGTCATCAAAGGTAAGAAGATGCCAGGACGGATGGGCAACGATACTGTCTTGAAAAAGAACGTGATCGTCATCGATATCCGCACCGAAGACAATGTTATACTTGTTAAGGGACCGGTACCCGGCGCTAAAAACGGCCTTATAAAAATCTTTACCAAGTAG
- the rplX gene encoding 50S ribosomal protein L24 produces MAKGKTYLRKNDQVEVIAGKDKGRVGKVLKVIPAKNQAVVEKINMIKRHTKPTEMNQQGQIVEREAPLDVSNLQMICPECTKTGRIGKKYLEDGTKVRYCKNCGEAFESKA; encoded by the coding sequence ATGGCAAAGGGTAAGACATACCTGAGGAAAAACGATCAGGTCGAAGTTATTGCTGGGAAGGATAAGGGTAGAGTCGGCAAAGTTCTGAAAGTCATTCCGGCAAAGAATCAGGCTGTGGTTGAGAAAATCAACATGATAAAGCGTCATACCAAGCCTACCGAAATGAACCAGCAGGGGCAGATCGTGGAAAGGGAAGCACCTTTGGATGTTTCCAATCTGCAGATGATCTGTCCTGAGTGCACCAAGACCGGCCGGATAGGAAAAAAGTATCTCGAAGATGGCACTAAGGTTCGTTATTGCAAGAATTGCGGTGAAGCTTTCGAGAGCAAGGCTTAA
- the rpsH gene encoding 30S ribosomal protein S8 — MSMSDPLADMLTRIRNAVMVKFKSVEIPKSNTKVEIARVLKEEGYINDYQVSDKGVQGVLTIDLKYGPDGESVISGIKRVSKPGLRQYAKSDAIPSVLNGLGIAIVSTSKGIITNKAAAARKTGGEILCEVW, encoded by the coding sequence ATGTCAATGAGCGATCCCCTGGCAGACATGCTGACCAGGATAAGAAATGCGGTTATGGTAAAATTCAAGAGTGTTGAAATACCTAAATCCAATACCAAGGTTGAGATTGCCAGGGTATTGAAGGAAGAAGGTTACATCAACGACTATCAGGTCTCCGACAAAGGAGTACAGGGCGTCTTGACTATTGATCTGAAATATGGTCCTGATGGCGAGTCGGTAATCTCTGGAATTAAACGGGTCAGTAAGCCGGGACTGCGGCAATATGCTAAGTCTGACGCTATCCCCAGTGTATTGAACGGCCTGGGCATCGCGATAGTTTCAACATCGAAAGGCATCATCACCAATAAGGCCGCTGCCGCCCGCAAGACGGGTGGTGAGATACTGTGTGAGGTGTGGTAA
- the rplP gene encoding 50S ribosomal protein L16, with the protein MLSPKKVKHRKVFKGRMRGVALRGSSISFGTFALKALDCGKMTAQQIEAGRIAINRKIKRGGKVWIRVFPDKPITKKPAETRMGKGKGSPDSWVAPIKPGRILYELDGVDEALAVRALTLAGNKLPFATKVISKRNTL; encoded by the coding sequence ATGTTAAGTCCAAAAAAGGTTAAACATAGAAAAGTTTTCAAGGGCAGGATGAGGGGCGTTGCTCTGCGAGGGAGCTCTATCAGCTTTGGCACATTTGCGCTCAAAGCACTGGACTGCGGCAAGATGACGGCTCAACAGATCGAAGCCGGGCGTATTGCCATTAACAGAAAGATCAAGCGTGGCGGAAAAGTATGGATACGTGTTTTTCCCGATAAGCCGATTACAAAGAAACCTGCTGAAACTCGTATGGGTAAAGGTAAAGGAAGCCCGGACTCCTGGGTTGCCCCCATCAAACCCGGCAGAATTCTCTATGAGCTTGATGGTGTTGATGAAGCACTCGCAGTGAGGGCATTGACTCTGGCTGGTAATAAGCTTCCTTTTGCTACTAAGGTTATTTCGAAGAGGAACACATTATGA
- the rplE gene encoding 50S ribosomal protein L5, protein MGALREYYENECVPALKEEFGYKNAMEIPKLEKIVLNMGLGEAVQNPKIIEGAVNELTKIAGQKAVVTKAKKSIATYKLREGMPIGCRVTLRGEKMYDFFSKLVNISLPRVRDFRGLSPKGFDGRGNYSMGIKEQIIFPEIDYDKIDKIKGLNITIVTTAPTDEGGRSLLKKMGMPFRK, encoded by the coding sequence ATGGGTGCGCTGAGAGAATATTACGAAAACGAGTGTGTACCGGCACTTAAAGAAGAGTTCGGCTATAAAAATGCAATGGAGATCCCTAAACTTGAGAAGATCGTTCTCAACATGGGACTTGGTGAGGCTGTGCAGAACCCTAAGATAATAGAAGGTGCTGTCAATGAACTCACTAAAATTGCCGGTCAGAAAGCCGTAGTCACCAAGGCAAAAAAATCCATAGCGACGTATAAACTGCGCGAAGGGATGCCGATTGGTTGCAGAGTGACTCTGCGTGGAGAGAAAATGTATGACTTCTTTTCCAAACTGGTTAATATTTCTCTACCTCGAGTCAGGGACTTCCGCGGTTTGTCTCCTAAAGGCTTCGATGGCAGAGGGAATTATTCCATGGGCATAAAAGAACAGATCATCTTTCCTGAAATTGATTACGACAAGATAGACAAGATCAAGGGCTTGAACATTACCATTGTAACGACAGCCCCTACCGATGAAGGCGGCCGTTCCCTTCTCAAAAAAATGGGAATGCCTTTTCGCAAATAA